A region of Scylla paramamosain isolate STU-SP2022 chromosome 25, ASM3559412v1, whole genome shotgun sequence DNA encodes the following proteins:
- the LOC135113317 gene encoding cuticle protein 8-like — MALKLVLLPALVAVALADTTSYRPLPPSPAPIYSARTPSYNAPAPSYNAPEPVSPPKYDFSWNVKDDYSSNDYGHQETRDGYNTQGSYYVQLPDGRLQEVTYTVNGDSGFVAQVNYQGEAQYPTQQGYGSAPSYQAPAPSYRQPRPSYA, encoded by the exons ATGGCCCTCAag ctcGTCCTCCTGCCCGCCCTCGTGGCAGTCGCCCTCGCCGACACGACTTCCTATAGGccgcttcctccctctcctgcccccATCTACAGCGCCCGCACCCCATCCTATAACGCCCCCGCGCCATCCTACAATGCACCCGAGCCAGTG AGTCCCCCTAAGTATGACTTCAGCTGGAACGTCAAGGACGACTATTCCAGCAACGACTACGGCCACCAGGAGACCCGCGACGGCTACAACACCCAGGGATCCTACTACGTGCAGCTGCCCGACGGCCGCCTTCAGGAGGTCACCTACACTGTCAACGGCGACTCAGGCTTCGTGGCCCAGGTCAACTACCAGGGAGAGGCACAGTACCCAACACAGCAGGGCTACGGCTCCGCACCTTCCTACCAGGCCCCCGCCCCGTCCTACCGGCAGCCCCGCCCGTCCTACGCGTAA